The following coding sequences lie in one bacterium genomic window:
- a CDS encoding adenylosuccinate synthase translates to MMVFIIVGTQWGDEGKGKIIDLLTDRVDMVIRYQGGDNAGHTVRVGGEEIILHLIPSGILHAEKCCVIGSGVVINPKALQDEIEFLKKKGIQVDGRLYISQNAHLIMPYHVRFDVMREESEGKGGIGTTRRGIGPTYADKADRVGIRVVDLLDKDDLKERLNRNLLEKNSIFKNAYGQEGFDPSQIEKDFLVYTGLMGKYATDTSVLVNQAIDEGKTVLFEGAQGTLLDVDYGTYPYVTSSNPIAGGACIGAGVGPTKIDAVLGVTKAYTTRVGNGPFPTEMCQYHSEEVRIKGREYGATTGRPRRCGWFDTVAVRYAIRLNGLKALIITKLDVLNDLETILVCTGYQYKGELITEFPQSLKILRECTPVYEEIPGWKQEIAHIREYAQLPSKAKYYLERIKKLLQIDIAVVSVGPERDQSIILDEGLLP, encoded by the coding sequence ATTATGGTTTTCATTATAGTGGGAACTCAGTGGGGGGATGAAGGCAAGGGGAAGATTATTGATCTTTTAACCGACCGGGTAGATATGGTTATCCGCTATCAAGGCGGCGACAATGCAGGCCATACCGTGAGGGTAGGGGGAGAAGAGATTATCCTGCACCTTATCCCTTCTGGTATCCTGCATGCGGAAAAGTGTTGTGTTATTGGATCCGGCGTAGTTATTAATCCCAAAGCCTTACAAGATGAAATAGAGTTTTTAAAAAAGAAAGGGATTCAAGTCGATGGCCGGCTTTACATAAGCCAGAATGCCCATCTTATTATGCCCTACCATGTCCGGTTTGATGTAATGAGAGAGGAATCAGAGGGAAAGGGGGGCATTGGGACCACCAGACGGGGCATAGGACCAACTTATGCGGATAAGGCGGATCGAGTCGGCATAAGAGTGGTCGATTTATTGGATAAAGATGACCTGAAGGAGAGATTAAACCGGAATCTGCTTGAAAAAAATTCTATTTTCAAAAATGCTTACGGGCAAGAAGGATTTGATCCCAGCCAGATCGAAAAAGATTTTCTGGTCTACACCGGCCTGATGGGTAAATATGCAACTGACACCAGTGTCCTGGTTAATCAGGCCATAGATGAAGGTAAGACAGTATTATTTGAAGGGGCCCAGGGAACTCTCCTTGATGTGGATTACGGAACTTACCCTTATGTAACTTCTTCTAATCCGATTGCAGGCGGGGCTTGTATTGGCGCCGGGGTAGGCCCGACCAAAATAGATGCTGTCCTGGGGGTAACCAAGGCTTATACTACCAGGGTAGGTAACGGGCCTTTCCCTACTGAGATGTGTCAATACCACAGTGAGGAAGTGCGGATCAAAGGGAGGGAATATGGGGCCACAACCGGCCGACCAAGGAGATGCGGTTGGTTTGATACAGTGGCAGTAAGATATGCCATCCGTTTAAATGGCCTTAAGGCCCTCATTATTACTAAATTGGATGTCTTAAATGATCTGGAGACCATATTGGTCTGTACCGGCTATCAATATAAAGGCGAATTAATAACCGAATTTCCTCAGTCCTTAAAGATATTAAGGGAGTGTACACCAGTTTATGAAGAGATACCGGGTTGGAAACAAGAGATAGCCCATATCAGGGAATATGCGCAGCTTCCTTCGAAAGCCAAGTATTACCTGGAGCGGATAAAAAAGCTCCTTCAAATCGATATTGCCGTTGTTTCTGTAGGCCCGGAGAGGGATCAAAGCATCATCCTCGATGAAGGTCTTTTGCCTTAA